Proteins encoded together in one Solanum lycopersicum chromosome 7, SLM_r2.1 window:
- the LOC138337495 gene encoding uncharacterized protein: MIFRNKGNINPRYVGPYKILKRVGKVAYELELPAELREVHPVFHISFSKKCVGDPDSGVPLESVAVKDSLSYENVQVVILHRHVRRLRNKEVASVKVLWRIQSVEELLGKKKKP, encoded by the coding sequence atgATATTTAGAAATAAAGGGAATATcaatcctagatatgtaggcccttacaagatcttgaaaagggttggcaaggtggcatatgagttagagttgccagcagaattaagagaagtgcatccggtcttccacatctccttttcgaagaagtgtgtgggtgatccagaCTCTggagtgccattagagagtgtggcggtgaaagatagtctttcttatgagaaTGTACAAGTTGTGATTCTTCACCGTCatgttagaaggttgagaaacaaagaagtcgcttcagtgaaggttttgtggaggattcAGTCCGTAgaggagctacttgggaagaagaagaagccatga